A segment of the ANME-2 cluster archaeon genome:
TAGTTCCAGGTCAATGCACTTGCACGCCAGGGTCTCCTGGTTGCCAGTGGAACCGTATGCTCCGTTATTCATTGCCACCACGGTTAGGTTGGATGGCTGCAGCGCAGCGATCTGGGTCAGTACATTTGGATTCATGAGCAGGCTGCCATCCCCGTCGATCACCACAACTTGCCTGTGCTGTGCCATTGCCAGTCCCAGCCCGATAGCAGATGCCAGCCCCATGGAACCCAGCATGTAGAAATTCAGGGGCCTGTCGCCGGCATGGTACAGTTCCTTGCTGGGTATGCCGATATTTGAAACTACGATCTCATCAT
Coding sequences within it:
- the comE gene encoding sulfopyruvate decarboxylase subunit beta codes for the protein DEIVVSNIGIPSKELYHAGDRPLNFYMLGSMGLASAIGLGLAMAQHRQVVVIDGDGSLLMNPNVLTQIAALQPSNLTVVAMNNGAYGSTGNQETLACKCIDLELMARGHGLQYTAKAHTGEELVAAYNKFKDETGPGLIDMVVRPVNEPVGEIPLSPVEIKERFMESVLSREA